From the Schistocerca piceifrons isolate TAMUIC-IGC-003096 chromosome 2, iqSchPice1.1, whole genome shotgun sequence genome, the window TGGAAATGAAATATCACTGACACATGTTAAATTTGCCATGTAGGAACAATCATTTGACAAGAATATTCTGATTTTATATTTGTGAGTTCTGCACCTAGGAATTTTCACAATTAGtatgtgggagtgacaagtcgatagttgACAGGACACTGAAAGATTCTCTTGTGAGCAAGTCCTGCTTTACGCCATTTTGTTGTTTGGTGCAGTGGCTGGAACCCAAATTCACAACTTACAACATTACACATATTTTTATTTGATACATAATGTTTTGGATACCGTCAGCTTATTTGAAGTTGTTTCTTGTTTTGAGTTGCACACTTCTATCAAGTGAATAAATTTCGACAACACAAGTGTGACcgtacagacagagagagagagagagagagagagagagagagagagagagagagagagagagagagaggagtgggtTGAGTTAATCAGTTTCCCtccttcctattccattcatgtgTAATTGAACACTAACCATCACACCTCCATGTAGGCCTGGTTACCATCGTGGCTAACATGAGAGACATAAAACGGAGGAATTAATATACTACCTTAACTGTCTTACAATATCTGCTCCAAAAATTTTAAATATCAGCTCTTCTACGTTGCACTGTGTTTACCTTGTCGTGTCACTCAAGAATTTTGAATGTTTCTGGGataccaacattgtattaataaagCCTAAGATTTAATAGTTAGATACATAACATGATTACTTTTAGAAAACTTTTTCTGTGCCTAAAGGTGTATTCATAAGGTGTTAAAATAGATAATTTCTAAAGGCATTTTTAATTTCTGTAGGAAAAATTTTTTAGTCAGTCAGATATAAGATACTAAAATGATTTGTGTTTAAATATGTAAGCATTCCTGAGTAGCATTCAGAATCATGTTTATGAATGACATTATGTGACGCGAATTAATTCCCTGACTCAGTTGTCACCAAAACGTATAACCACACGCATTACAAAAGTCGTTGAAAAAAGGGGCCAAGAGTATGTCTACTATGTGATTTCCAATCCAATCTATCAGAACACACATCAGGAAGTCTTCAAGATGCTCTTTTACATATtgcttttccttagtcctttactGATACTGACAAGGGTACATCCTGTCTTTTGCCCATTGAcacctatttttaaaatttttatgttggtaattccTTCATAGAGCTTATCGTTATATTTGTGTCATAATTAAACATTATTACTTATATGATGAAAGGACACTCAAGTATACTGTAAATAAGAGTAAATCCAATCTTAAGCCCCATGACATACCAATAGCACTTTGTTCCTTGTTAGCTATCTAAACTGATAGAGCTGTGAAATGTTACACTCTGCTTCCTATTAGGTAAATATCAAGTAAACCTGTTATCAGTTTACTGACAGCTCAAACTTTCAATATAAAGGCAATTTTAATTGATTGAAAATTTTATGTTTGTAGTAGTGTCCAACCACTTTTGGGTACATTAACTTCAACAGAACTTTTGAGAGAAATTGAAATAATTCCATTTACTAATTCATGGTATCTATTTAATACATATTTTAATTTGTTCCTAAACATAATTTGCCTGTGTAGTACACGGAATGTCTTGGGAGGAAAAGCAAAGAGTAGTATATAGTATGCAGTAATTGGTACTCCAGCATACAGTCAGTACAGTTTGCATATACTGCTTGCACAAAAACACTTAAAACTGATGAAATCCTGATAAATGTCCTCTTTAGTCCCTGTAGATGTTAAAAGCTCATTGCAGTTACATGAAGAATCTGTCTGTTTACTGTTAAATCTGTCTCTCTTTGATGAAATCACTGTTATGTCAACATTGTTTCTTAAAGGAATTTCTTGAAGGAGAGAATAAGACTGACACCTCAGTAATTCCATAAAaaagtgaatgtatatttaattgttGGTTATGATGTATAATCTTCATTTGTGGATCCATACCCTTCTGCATGAGATCTGGCATTTTTCATTTGCTGAAACCATCTCAGAAATATGCAGTATGAGAAGTACATAAATGTTGctgtttatgtaaataattttctttttctaaGTCCATTTGTTGCCTCAGTAGCCAGCACACTTCTAGCACAGTTCTTCATTACATTGTGCCATTTTGGAGGTCAAAATGTGACACCATTGAGGCTACTGCCTAGTAATTTGACAGGAGAGTAATGAAATGTATATATGAATGCTTAAGTATTGTCACTATCCAGTGAGTGAGTAACGTGTCATCCATATAATATGGAGTGGTCCTATTGTGAGGCGccttatttttgtgttaattctttATCACTGAAACATTTGAAAGTGAAATGTAGTTGAAGATAAAATCAGTATGTGGTAATATGTAAGGGTTTTATGACATCTGTGCACACAAATAAACATATTGATCTCGCAGTTCTTTGACTGAGATATTCAGAGCAGAAAAAAAAACGAGATTGATTTGCCTCTATTAATACTCTCCTAGGGTTCTGCAAATAAATTGAGACAATAAATAATGTTGGCAATAACATACTGCATGGGGTGTTtgatgtaaaaatataaatgttgtcACATACTCAGTGTAGAGGGCTATCTTTGCctgtcttaagtacaaaatgatTGTTGCAAACAGATAAAAATAGAAATGTGGAGGAGTTATAGAGATCTCTGAAAAGCACGTCTACAAAGGAGTATGACATTTGCAAATACTTTATGAGTTTCAAACATTTAGCCTTattaatgaaagttattttgttgtGGGACAGTAAATAAAAACAGTCACTAATTGTGTAAAAATATTATTAATCTGGTAAAAAAGATACAGTTGTATGTAATTTGAAGGACATTGACACTCTTTAAGTTTTAACTAACGCTAAGAAACAGTTCACTTATTTCAGTCTGTTCtgtattttattatatattttatgatatgGAAAACAGTGCTGCAATCATATATGCATAGCCATAAAAatctttattttctttgtattttaatatctcataaataaaatatcttaaattgTATAACAACATTTATTACACATATATAAACATTATATAAAAATATGAATTGGCAACAAATGTTTGGCCTTCATAACTGCTATACCTAATATAATTACCTCAACTGATTGGGAAAAATAGTATACATATTATAGGATTTGTCTAAATGATCTCACTCATTACACCATTTTCACTTGATATGCACCACTGCTTCACCTCAAACACAAGGATGATCAGTTATTTACTCTCTTTGTGATTAAGTCTTAATTTTCAATGACAGTTTGATATGTTTGTGCTTTGTGATGTTGAGATGAAAATGTCAGTTGCTATTAAAGTCTGACAAATACTCTGGTGATCAAATGGGCTACAATAAATAACGTGATTCACAAGAGAGATAGTGAGTTTCTTACACAGTCACGAAAATAATTTCAAGGAGAAGAATATGTCATTGCTGTGTGGACATGTGGAGAAACGAAAGTGATACTTATAGTAAATATAAACTGATAGTTGTAGCTACATAAAGTAATCTCAGTTATGCATATTTAAAACAGTATGTTTACTCccagtgtactgaacaatattatgaAGGAACTACCAGCAACAGTTTAATCAGAGGCCTGCTTTGTAAGGGTAGTGTTTTCTTTGCTCTGTTTTGTGAATGACATGGAGGAAATAATTCTGCTGAAATATCACCCAGTGTTGTATATGGATTATCAAATACTGGAAAACTACAGAAATTACTCACTATACCAATAACCATGACCACCAAAAATAGATGAAttataaaattttgaagaatttatgGGGCTGTGAAATTATCAGTGAAATGAAGAAAGATGCTCACAACAAGAAAAACATCCCCAGTCTTCCAGAGGCAATGCCATGGTGTACACACAGAAATACTTGGAACTGCTGGCTTATATGAGTAATGCATTAAATAGCAATTAAGTTgaaattaattgtgtgtgtgtgtacagtcatTGTCTATGAAGTGATGAATATGTTATTTTAGAGAAGATAAGTACCTACATTTATAATACTGATTAACAGATCACACCTTGTGGCTGAAATAGGTTCTCATCTTTCAAGAAATAGCTATCATAACTGCACTCAATTGTACTGGAGTATGTTACAGTTTCATGTCTAGACATGTCAAAATTTACTGTTTTGGATATGATTTCTGGAGACATAGTAGTGTTGTAtgatatttttgtacttatttgtgtTTAACAGCTTCAATTAGTTTCTCTTTTTAAAAtccaaatatatttttttatggCACATGACTCTCTCAGCTTTTTTATGCAATGCTTTTATGTTACTGAGCTATTACAAGTGACCCATGTCAGAGAGGCAGTTAACAACACAGGCAAATTAGGAGTAGGTAAGTGCGGATTTGCACACATTATGATATCAAAATATTTAGTTGTGCTAGTGATATTGCTATTACTAGTTACACCAGTGATATTATTATTGTTTTGCACCGATATGTGAAACTCAGAAGTACTGAGAACATTATAAGAAATCGTAATAAGCACAAACAGTAGTTGCTTACGTTCATTAATCTATGCaaacgtaatatacagggtgttccaaagttTTTACATGAAACTTGTGAGGGCGACAGATCACGTGATTTGGAACAACTTTTGCTAGAGGTGCTTCCCCAATGCTAGGCGTTTTTTATTGTATTTGCGGGCCATAGGATGGTGAGATTTCACCGAACGAGCAAGACGCATAACCAGTACAGGACGGCCCCCAGCACCGTGAGGAAGCGTCAGCGACCATTATGTCTCTAACAACAGTTGCCCACGACGTGATCGATCACCACTAGAGTTTGATTTATGTTTGAAACATCATCTATTTGTGATAACTGAATAAATTTGGTTAACTATGAAGCTGCAGTCGAAACAAACCATCTGAGACAGTTTCCACTTTATTGAATGATTATTTTTCTGTCACATTGCTCCACACACTAGCATATCTCAGAAAAGCAGAAGGCATTACCTTATGTCAAGGATGTTCTGGTCTCACTATGGAATTTCTCCACATGTTACTCTTTATTCTTCATATGATTTTGTCGTAGTTTTCTGGAAagaatattgtaacaaaattatatttttctttttcgagTAGTATAATATTCCAGCGCTTATGGAAGAATACTGACAGCAAAAATGCTTGATAAAATGTGAACGAGTCATTTTTGTGCTACTCCGTGAAGTTTTGGACAGTGGTTTGGTATGGTCATCTTCATCGCCTCCGCCGAAATTATCGTTGTGAtataattatttacatttatacGAAACTTAAAAACAAGtattaaataataacaataaaataataatagtaataatactgaGAGATCAGCAGGAGTAAAAAGAAAAACGGGACGTTTATAACTTTCCACACTTATTGAAATTCACAGGGGCATCTATAAACTAAAATATGCAGTGTAGTTTATATAAAATGCACTGTGTGTCcacgagataaaaaaaattacatttgctaATAACAGTGACGTAGTTGGTGACTCGGAAATACGGACTGACCTACAAAGCCAAATGCTCTGAAGATGGTAACATTAGTGCCAACACAGCCACTGGACAGAAAGTCTGTTTCGGAGCCTGCTGCGACCGTTTTAGAGGAGAAGGAGCCGTCCGAGCCGCAGTAATCACGAGGCTTTGGGAGCGGCGTACCGGTTCTTGTTGGTGGACGGCTTGGacacgccgctgccgctgccgcctccgcagccgccgccgccgccgccgcctccgcccggTGTCAGATTCTTCTGCGCGATGTGTGTCTGGTAGTGCTTGGCGAGGTGCGCCTTCTGGCGGAAGCTCTTGCCGCACAGCGTGCAGGAGAAGGGCTTCTCGCCGGTGTGCGTCCGGATGTGCACGTTCACCGAGTACTTGTCCTTGAAGCCCTTGCTGCagatgctgcagtagtgcagcgagCGCTCCTTGCGCGCGCCCGGCGTGCTGCCGGCCGCGCCCTGCAGCGCTGCCCCCTTGGCCGCGGAGCTCTGCTTCTTGGAGTACTTCTTGGCCCTCGGCGGcgcctgcggcggcggcggcggcggcgtctggtGCTGCGGTGCCGGGGGCGACGACAGCGCGTGGTGGTGCGGCTGCTGGTGGGGGTGgtgctgttggtggtggtggtggtgctggtggtggtggtgctggtggtggtggttcagAGGGATCAGCGCGAGCCCGTCGTGGGTGGGTGGCGGGAGCCGCGCCATGTACATGGACGCGTGGTGCTGGTCGTGCGGCTGCTGCTCCATCACGCAGAACCGCTTCGCCGACTCCACGACCTCGTTCGTGATGTTCCGTATCTTCTCGTCGAAGCCTCCCGGGAACGAGAAGAGGATGTCGTCGACGCTGGTGGCGGGCGGGGAGTGGTGGTCGCCGTCGTCGAACATGGCGGCCCTGCCCGCCGGCCCGCTGTCCAGCTGGAGGTGCTGCACCAGCGGCTTCTTGTCGGCGCTGTCCTCCGCCGCCTCGGGCACGAACACCGGCGACTCGGCCGCCGTCGGCGTCTTGGAGCCGCTGCCGTGGCTGCCGGGCGGCGTGGACAGCGCGCGGCGCAGCTCCGTGTGGCCGTCCTTGAGGCAGTCGCTCTTGTGCACGCCGTTGTACCTGCACAAGGGGCAACGTTCTCTCGTTAGTGGCGCAACTGAGCTGTGGCAACCGGGGCGCGTGTTTCCGAGGGCCAGCACTTTTGTCACGGGTCAAAGAAAAAGGACAATGGAagagtgggaggggagggaggacgcagaagaagaagaagaggaaaagaaatgactggAGACCGATGAAATGAAAAGAGGCAAAGGTGTGTATAAGAAAATCGTGAGTTCGCACTAGACTATGTTGagtaacagttttcaggaaaataCATGACCTCACAAGAGAAACTGGAAtttgaattattgttgttgttgtcttcagtcctgagactggtttgatgcagctctccatgctactctatcctgtgcaagcttcttcatctcccagtacctactgcaacctacatccttctgaatctgcttagtgtattcatctcttggtctctgcgatttttaccctccacgctgccttccaatgctaaatttgtgatcccttgttgcctcggaacatgtcctgccaaccgatcccttcttctagtcaagttgtgccacaaactcctcttctccccaattctattcaatacctcctcattagtcatgtgatctacgcatgtaatcttcagcattcttctgtagcaccacatttcgaaagcttctattctcttcctgtccaaactgtttatcgtccatgtttcacttccatacatggctacactccatacaaatactttcagaaacgacttcctgacacttaaatctatactcgatgttaacaaattcctcttcttcagaaacgctttccttgccattgccagtctacattttatatcctctctacttcgaccatcatcggttattttgctccccaaatagcaaaactcctttactactttaagtgtctcatttcctaatctaattccctcagcatcacccgacttaattctactacattccattatcctcgttttgcttttgttggtgttcatcttatatcctcctttcaagacactgtccattccgttcaactgctcttccaagtcctttgttgtctctgaccgaattacaatgtcatcggcgaacctcaacgtttctatttcttctccatggactttaatacctactccgaatttttcttttgtttcctttactgcttgctcaatatacaattaTTAGGGTCATTTAAAAAGTACTGCACACACTTTCAgacagaactgaagaaaataatttattttacaaaatacgtaTACAGGCCATCAATATAATCACCATTCTTGCTCGTGACAGCTTCCCATCGGTTTGGGAACGTCTGTACTGTGCATAGGGCATCATCATTGTTGACCTGTCTGTTTACTCGGGTCACCTCACCGGAATTTTCACCAATTGTAACAAAAGATTTTTCACCGGGTTGTTCCTTCAATTTAGGAAACAAATCAGTCTCGTGGGCTCATATCAGCACTGTATCCCTATGGTTGGTGAGGAAGTATTTGCCATCCATATTTGTCGAGCGTTTCTATCACTGGCTGGGCagtatgcggtcttgcattatcgtgcaaaatgaggtCACCAACTGCAAGTATGTCAGGCCTTATTTGACGAATTTTCGGGCGCAAAACATCTTGCAGAAGCAGCTTGTGGTACGCGCCTTTTACAGATGTCTCCTTGGCCACTCTATTTGTAGCTATGAGTCTATTCATGTCACACGCAAAGATCATCGTCAGTTTCATCACTGAATGTTGGCGGCGTAACTTTTTTGGGGGGTGGAGAGACGGAACTTTTTCATTGTGACgactgagacttcagttctggctcaaaatctcGCATTCAGGTTTCGCCAACTGCAATAAcccttttcagaaactgttctccttCTGTTCGATAACATTGAAGCAATCTTTTTGCGATTCTTTTGCGAACTGCTCTTCCCTCAGGTCATACGCAACCCATCTGGCAGCAACTTTTCTCCTCTGCAACTTTTCAGTTACGATTATGTTAACTGAAGTGACAAAAAATCTGACCTCGTATGCTGTTTCCTCACATGCTTTTTTGTCAATCCTCTCCCAAAATATCATTAACAATAACTTGAGAGGTGTACTCTGTTCCAGTTGATGGCTTTCCACTTCCTGGGTTGTCCACAGTGCTCAGCCGGCCTTCGCGGAAACGAGCACACTACCGTGATACTGTGCTACGGTCCAGTACACTGTTCCCGCATACTTCTCTCAAAGCGTTGTGCATTTTCGTTGCGTTCTTTCCACCTAGGGATTCGATTTGGCTGCAGAAACGCTGGCTGGTCACTCCGTGCAACCCGACCTGACTCGATTTTAGGTTctattttaaaaatgaattgtcCACCAGACAGTAACGCGAACCAGCCAACACGAACGTCACACCTAAAGTCTCGCAAACATTcgtcatgaatttcaacttgatgacGCCACCGTAACGGTTGTGCTTTTGCAGTGAGCAGGGCTTTTGAAATGACACTCGTAAAAGAAGAGCAGCAGACTTCTGTACTGTAGTGGATATTTTTATAGATATTGCAATCCTATGACATTTAATGACCAATGAAGACTTTTACAAAAAGAGCAAAAATAGATTTGCCAAATGCgagcttaaaataataaaataatcagtCCAAAGACGGAGACAGAGAGTGACCTGTGACAAATGATCACCCAGAAGATATCACAAAAGATTGCGGAGCCTTTGCAACATCAGTAACTCAAACTTAAGAAGATTACGCACGTAGGCAGACTGCTGCGACCGGAATCAGTTAATATAAAAGTTCATTAGGGTTTGAGCTGCTTCATTGTGTACAATAACTTTCACTAAAAAACCGTTTATTGTTAGGTAGCAGTGTCTTTCCTTGGGGTCTAGCAACTGAGAAACTGATTAGGAACTATGTAGACGAATGTCCACTTTTATTTAGTTATAACCCTTCTACTGGGCATTGCATCACGTCACAGTTTAACAAAAATGCTATTTCGACACACTTCCTACTGTCAAATGAACaggaaattttatttgaaattattcaaACTTACAATTCTGAAGATAGTTACAATGCCACATCCAGGCAAATGTAAGTGGACATTCTACCGCACAGTACATACATACCGCCTTTTGCGACTCTAATAAAAGACTTTTTTTGGACCATATTAGGCATTTCGCTTTATTTCAAAGCATTTTCAGTTAATACTGTAACAATATGGATTTTATCACAAATCTGTTTGTCAATCCGTAAACAGTTCTCATGTTGTTACATTACTACTGTTAGACAATATTCAATTATAATTATTAATTACGATCTTTTGCTTCCTACGTCGTTCTTAATGTTCTTCCACACTTAGATGCCCGATTTTCATAACACTGTACTTCACTAACACTAGATATATTTACATTTTCTTGCTGTGTGGATACATTTACACCTTGTGTAGTTTGTTTTGATATTGTATGGTGTGACAGTCGTTTGTTTTGTTTCCAGTGGTTGTGGGAGTGTGCGTGAGCTTATATTTTTTGActagtgcgcgcgcgcgcgcgcgcgcgcgcgcgcgcgcgcgtgtgtgtgtgtgtgtgtgtgtgtgtgtgtgtgtgtgtgtgcagtcagTTCTGGGTTGAGAGCTGAGTTATGAATTTTAACCTTAGATTACTGaaacctcgtaaaatttacgatttcaGTAGGGTATAAGACTGGACTTTTGTAGTATTTATCAAACCATTGGGGATCTAATAACTGTACTTAAGTAATGTATAACGTGTAAAATATGTCTTCCCTTGAATAAAATTTGGTgtagtaatatttaattgtttagTAGGAATGTAAAATTTTCCCCTCTTTAGTGTTACTAGGGTTAACTTGACGGAGTGACTGAGAGTGGTGTAATGTAATACATGAGAACGGCTAACGACCctgacaaaaatatttgaaaaaaaaagttcttgCAGTAAGCACTGAAGATCTTTTGCAATAAAGTGATACTCTTATGGTCTAAATAAGAcctattacagtcgcaaaagacagTATGTAACCGGTATTACTTGTGTAACTGCGAATGCTTAAGAAAGGAGACCTAAAACCAAAAAAAGACATGTACAGTACATCAATTTCTCCATTGGTGGACGAATAGCAAAAGCATTGCAACCGTAGCCAAAATCGGCAGTTGTTTCTATTTTGTAGACGTATTTCTCTAAAGTTATTACACACCACTCTTACAGCATTACTCCCAACCAGCTTCCACAACAGATATGTTATCCAGAGAGGGTCTACTGCTCTCTAACTGCTACAGGAAGTCACCTGGCCATGGAATGGGCTATGAACTGTGTGTTAATTGTGCTATTAAAATCATCGCGCGTGCGTAAATAACCATTTCTTGACGATGACGACTAGCGTTACACAGTTGCTTGTGGCATTTTCTCGGTGACTTTCGTTTCTAGTAAGCTGTCGAGTTTGTTCTAGAGACGATAGAGATAGTTCGGTATAGGCTGCCAACGGAAAACCTTTGGAGTAATGGTCTGTATGCATATAAATGTGGTTTCGAACTGAGACGAACATCCTTAGCTAGTACAAAGAGGTGCACAAATTCTTGTTCCAACCCTGCCTGCCCCTATCTCCcccgcaaccattaaagcagctcagcCTGTCACAGCGGAAACACGAGAGTACATGTGTACTGAAGCACAGCTCAAAACAGGGCAACTTGGGTTTCCACAAGCCTGTCAAGTTTCACGGGACCCCGTTCAGCCTGCCGCATCTGACCACAGCTTGTTCTATTAATCCATCGTGACTATAGAATAGCCAGCTATATGTTTGCGTAGATAGTTTCACTGCAGCTTAGTTATCTTAACTGTGGAAGCAGCAAGATGAGACAAACCAAACTTAAGGGAGACTCAGGAGAAATTAAGAACTGGGAAATATACATCAGTCACGAAACAAGACTCAAGTCCGGCAGGTGAAAAGCTTTAGTGTGTTAGTGACACAGCTTCAGAAAAATAGGTAGGTGTCTCACAATGCATTTTTGTGTAAAAAATATACTAACCACACATTCGGAAACCTCGAGTACGTTACGATGTGTTTGTAAATTTTACCAAAAGTTTCGTCATTCCATAAATATTTTCAAAGAGGACAAGCAGTTAGTGGGTGAAAAATGTTTGTCAATGTGTGCTAAAGacttgagaccat encodes:
- the LOC124777964 gene encoding transcriptional regulator ovo is translated as MDITEAFRAEDISKTDFFDFVVAPDVGDPPHALTFNRSLMKSMGIFIENSSVNSGAAQMGAFQELKEANNNHLVMASAAGAANAGGDPGALAFSEHGFWSSPPQCDKETVRLETAFFEDLNTYCWSQDSDASGSSSHKEPAGAAATWYRPPEAAAAKGDRGAASASAAPAGGAPEAGLRQMAAQQQQQQQPQAALDIDAILSIVPGDGHARTSGPSFHSNGYHPHQPHSHQDASTLSPHQAMAHEIKTEQQQQQYSYEHISESSPMMETSGDAETFGGATGQTAASNNNNDWKIGDNNSGTNVDSLLRSALQGKGAFLNRYNGVHKSDCLKDGHTELRRALSTPPGSHGSGSKTPTAAESPVFVPEAAEDSADKKPLVQHLQLDSGPAGRAAMFDDGDHHSPPATSVDDILFSFPGGFDEKIRNITNEVVESAKRFCVMEQQPHDQHHASMYMARLPPPTHDGLALIPLNHHHQHHHHQHHHHHQQHHPHQQPHHHALSSPPAPQHQTPPPPPPQAPPRAKKYSKKQSSAAKGAALQGAAGSTPGARKERSLHYCSICSKGFKDKYSVNVHIRTHTGEKPFSCTLCGKSFRQKAHLAKHYQTHIAQKNLTPGGGGGGGGGCGGGSGSGVSKPSTNKNRYAAPKAS